The proteins below come from a single Leptospira levettii genomic window:
- a CDS encoding LegC family aminotransferase — translation MIKSFLDLVRDHYNSPDEFIPLHAPVFRGNEIHYVTETIKSTFVSSVGAYVDQFEVMMKSITGAKYAIATVNGTAALHIALHSLGVSAGDEIITQALSFVATANAIRYTGADPVFLDVDLDSMSLSPIALLLFLESECEFKEQIVTNKRTGKRIKAIVPMHTFGNPGRIEEICNIAERFRLDVVEDSAESLGSYVKSKHTGSFGRLGVFSFNGNKTVTCGGGGAVVTDDESLGKRLKHITTTAKVPHPWEYSHDELGFNYRMPNLNAALACAQLEQLDDFLKEKRELSLKYIQFFENTNVTFKKEIENSVSNYWLNTVEFQSKSDRDKFLAETNGAKVMTRPSWNPLNTLPMYQNCFSDSLKNTNHIADRLVNIPSGVKWKESY, via the coding sequence ATGATAAAATCGTTTTTAGATCTAGTTAGAGATCATTACAATTCGCCTGATGAATTCATTCCCCTCCATGCGCCTGTATTTCGTGGGAATGAAATTCATTATGTGACTGAAACTATAAAGTCCACCTTTGTTTCATCCGTTGGTGCGTATGTAGACCAGTTTGAAGTGATGATGAAATCGATCACTGGTGCAAAATATGCCATTGCTACCGTAAATGGAACGGCTGCACTTCATATTGCGCTTCATAGTTTAGGAGTCTCTGCGGGAGATGAGATCATTACGCAAGCTTTAAGTTTTGTTGCGACTGCCAATGCCATCAGGTATACAGGTGCAGATCCTGTTTTTCTTGATGTTGATTTAGATTCCATGAGCCTTTCGCCAATTGCGTTGTTATTGTTTTTGGAATCTGAGTGCGAATTTAAAGAGCAAATTGTTACGAACAAACGAACAGGAAAACGAATCAAAGCCATTGTTCCAATGCACACATTTGGAAATCCTGGTAGGATCGAAGAAATTTGTAATATAGCGGAGAGATTTCGATTAGATGTGGTTGAAGACTCCGCAGAATCTCTGGGAAGTTATGTGAAAAGTAAACATACTGGATCTTTTGGTCGTTTAGGTGTATTTAGTTTTAATGGCAATAAAACCGTTACTTGTGGTGGTGGTGGTGCTGTTGTTACGGATGACGAAAGTTTAGGAAAAAGATTAAAACATATAACCACAACGGCGAAAGTTCCACATCCTTGGGAATATTCTCATGATGAATTAGGATTCAATTATAGAATGCCCAATCTAAATGCCGCACTTGCATGTGCACAGTTGGAGCAGTTAGATGATTTTTTAAAAGAGAAAAGAGAACTTTCTCTAAAATATATTCAGTTTTTTGAAAATACCAACGTAACTTTCAAAAAAGAAATAGAAAATTCGGTTTCGAATTACTGGCTAAATACAGTTGAGTTTCAATCAAAATCAGATAGAGACAAGTTCCTGGCTGAAACCAATGGGGCTAAAGTGATGACACGTCCTTCCTGGAATCCACTAAACACATTACCCATGTATCAAAATTGTTTTTCTGATTCATTAAAAAATACGAATCACATTGCTGATCGTTTAGTGAATATTCCCAGTGGAGTGAAATGGAAGGAATCATACTAA
- a CDS encoding acetyltransferase produces the protein MEGIILIGGGGHCKSVIDVIRKETKFEILGIVDSNLPLGHLVLDVKVLGNDSDLSELSKKCKNFHITVGQIQSNIVRKKIAKELMALGAELPNIISPSAVVSSYSKLGKGITVMHQATIQADAKIGDFCIINDHALIEHDVHIGKFSHIATGAIVNGNVEIGENVFIGSGAVIVQGSKIPDGTFIKANQLVK, from the coding sequence ATGGAAGGAATCATACTAATCGGAGGAGGCGGTCACTGCAAATCAGTGATTGATGTCATTCGAAAAGAAACTAAGTTTGAAATTTTAGGAATTGTTGATTCCAATTTACCACTCGGTCACTTGGTTTTGGATGTGAAAGTATTGGGAAATGATTCCGATTTAAGTGAATTATCTAAAAAATGCAAAAACTTCCATATAACAGTGGGCCAAATTCAATCAAACATAGTTAGGAAAAAAATAGCCAAAGAATTAATGGCATTGGGTGCAGAACTCCCAAATATTATCTCTCCTAGTGCTGTTGTTTCCTCCTATTCAAAGTTAGGAAAAGGAATCACTGTTATGCACCAGGCGACTATCCAAGCTGATGCAAAGATAGGAGATTTCTGTATTATCAATGATCATGCACTCATTGAACATGATGTTCATATCGGAAAGTTTTCCCATATTGCCACTGGGGCCATTGTCAACGGAAATGTTGAGATCGGTGAGAACGTCTTTATCGGAAGTGGAGCAGTCATTGTCCAAGGTTCGAAAATCCCTGATGGAACTTTTATAAAGGCAAACCAATTAGTCAAATGA
- the neuB gene encoding N-acetylneuraminate synthase — translation MKQKTIIIAEAGVNHNGDLKIAEELIQVAAKAGADFVKFQTFQSNSISSKLAGRAEYQKANMKEDGSQISMLKKLELNYEMHQHLIQVCKQNKIQFLSTAFDLPSIDLLIQLGIKLWKIPSGEITNYPYLKKIGSLNGDVILSTGMSNLGEIEAALLVLENAGTKRENITVLHCTTEYPAPMNEVNLRAMLAIQNAFGVKVGYSDHTVGIEISLAAVALGATMIEKHFTLDRNLPGPDHKASLEPNELSALVSGIRNIELALGDGVKKPFPSEIRNMTIARKSLIAKENIRKGEIFTEQNVTTKRPGNGISPMRWDEVIGKTSPKDFLEDELIEI, via the coding sequence ATGAAACAAAAAACAATAATTATAGCAGAAGCTGGCGTAAATCACAACGGTGATCTTAAAATTGCCGAAGAACTCATTCAAGTGGCCGCAAAAGCGGGTGCCGATTTTGTGAAATTCCAAACCTTTCAGTCAAACTCGATTTCTTCGAAACTTGCAGGCAGAGCGGAATACCAAAAGGCAAACATGAAAGAAGATGGATCACAAATCTCTATGTTAAAGAAACTAGAGTTGAATTATGAGATGCACCAACATTTAATTCAAGTTTGTAAACAAAATAAGATTCAATTTTTATCTACTGCGTTTGATTTACCTAGCATAGATTTACTCATCCAACTAGGGATCAAACTTTGGAAAATTCCTAGTGGCGAAATTACAAATTATCCCTACTTGAAAAAAATCGGCTCTCTTAACGGGGATGTGATCCTTTCCACAGGGATGTCTAACCTCGGTGAAATAGAAGCTGCTCTATTGGTTTTAGAAAATGCTGGAACTAAACGAGAGAATATCACTGTATTACATTGTACCACTGAATACCCTGCTCCGATGAATGAGGTCAATTTGCGGGCGATGCTTGCGATTCAAAACGCATTTGGAGTTAAGGTTGGTTATTCAGATCACACGGTTGGAATAGAAATATCGTTAGCTGCAGTGGCTCTTGGGGCAACCATGATTGAAAAACATTTTACCCTCGATCGAAATTTGCCAGGTCCAGACCACAAAGCAAGCTTAGAACCTAATGAATTGAGTGCATTGGTAAGCGGTATCAGAAATATTGAGCTTGCGTTAGGTGACGGTGTGAAAAAACCTTTTCCTTCCGAAATAAGAAATATGACAATTGCCCGTAAATCTCTCATTGCAAAAGAGAACATTCGCAAAGGTGAGATTTTTACTGAACAAAATGTAACAACCAAAAGGCCTGGAAATGGAATTTCTCCGATGCGATGGGATGAGGTAATAGGAAAAACATCCCCCAAAGATTTTTTAGAAGATGAACTGATTGAGATATAA
- the hisF gene encoding imidazole glycerol phosphate synthase subunit HisF: MLKKRIIAVVIVKDDIVVQSIGFRKYLPIGKPEIALEFLTSWGIDEIVYLDISATRDQKQPNYDLIRKAAKKCYVPLTVGGGIRRMDQVHELMSAGADKVSINHMAYNEISFVKEVALAYGNQCVVASIDVVKTPSGYQVYDYTKKEATELNPADYARRLADNGAGEIFLNSVDRDGTYLGYDFDLIQLVTNSVHIPVICCGGARNASDMVHVFSKTNVSAAAAANFFHFTEHSVNVSKSIVRKSEIIRLETHANYNDNDLDSEMRLTKKDDKILEEMLFLRIEKEII, encoded by the coding sequence ATGCTTAAAAAAAGAATCATTGCAGTAGTCATCGTTAAAGATGATATCGTAGTACAAAGTATTGGCTTTCGTAAATATTTGCCTATAGGTAAACCAGAAATCGCATTAGAATTTCTTACTTCATGGGGTATTGATGAAATTGTCTATTTAGATATTTCTGCCACAAGGGATCAAAAACAACCTAACTACGATTTGATTCGTAAAGCGGCAAAAAAATGTTACGTTCCGCTTACCGTTGGTGGTGGGATCAGGAGAATGGACCAAGTGCATGAGTTGATGAGTGCTGGTGCCGATAAAGTTTCAATAAATCATATGGCTTACAATGAAATCTCCTTCGTAAAAGAAGTTGCACTGGCTTATGGGAATCAGTGTGTAGTTGCTTCCATTGATGTTGTCAAAACGCCAAGTGGTTACCAGGTGTACGATTACACAAAAAAAGAAGCAACAGAATTGAATCCTGCCGATTATGCAAGGAGACTTGCAGACAATGGCGCTGGTGAAATTTTTTTGAACTCAGTGGATCGGGATGGCACTTATTTAGGTTATGATTTTGATTTGATTCAATTGGTTACAAATTCAGTCCATATACCAGTGATTTGTTGCGGTGGTGCAAGAAATGCATCGGATATGGTTCACGTTTTTTCAAAAACAAATGTTTCTGCTGCTGCTGCTGCTAACTTTTTTCATTTTACGGAGCACAGCGTTAACGTTTCAAAATCCATTGTTCGTAAATCTGAAATTATACGATTAGAAACTCATGCAAATTATAATGATAATGATTTAGATTCTGAAATGAGACTCACTAAAAAAGATGATAAGATTTTAGAGGAAATGCTTTTTCTTCGAATTGAAAAAGAAATTATATGA
- a CDS encoding class I SAM-dependent methyltransferase, whose translation MKYNSKNDYWVDPKTGNPRYDFEEMYKDLSDPWGCEEKNSSVTNRLFLELLLDENSSYKRILDLGSGKGSLSHLFYQKYLAFLNTRNSVNQSNSKIELNQPSAFEMYGLEYSELAVNEAKKLNQNIKFQTFDLLNSTSIPYQEIDLVILSEVLWYLVSDLSAVFKKIHQCMRVNQERNSILAIHQYFPGNQKYFRNFLDGESGFDSFIKKEGLFETLEKVKFFHKNGDCVLLYKLTKL comes from the coding sequence ATGAAATACAATTCTAAAAATGATTATTGGGTCGACCCAAAAACAGGAAATCCTAGATACGATTTTGAAGAGATGTATAAAGATCTTTCGGATCCTTGGGGATGCGAAGAGAAGAATAGTTCAGTTACCAATCGATTGTTTTTGGAACTGTTGCTAGACGAAAATTCTTCTTATAAACGTATTTTAGATTTGGGATCCGGAAAAGGATCTCTATCTCACTTATTTTATCAGAAATATTTGGCATTTTTAAACACTCGTAATTCGGTGAACCAATCTAACTCAAAGATTGAACTGAACCAACCCTCTGCTTTTGAAATGTATGGTCTTGAATATTCCGAACTAGCTGTTAATGAAGCAAAAAAATTAAATCAGAACATAAAATTTCAAACTTTTGATCTCTTGAATTCGACTTCCATACCATATCAAGAGATCGATTTAGTGATTCTTTCTGAAGTTCTTTGGTATCTCGTGAGTGATCTTTCTGCTGTATTTAAAAAGATTCATCAATGTATGAGAGTAAATCAGGAAAGAAATAGTATTTTAGCAATCCATCAGTATTTTCCTGGAAACCAGAAGTATTTTCGGAACTTTTTGGATGGCGAATCTGGGTTCGATAGTTTTATAAAAAAGGAAGGTTTATTTGAGACTCTAGAAAAGGTCAAATTCTTTCATAAGAATGGTGATTGCGTTCTGCTTTATAAATTAACCAAACTATGA
- a CDS encoding NAD-dependent epimerase/dehydratase family protein: MHFRKETKNMKNILLIGGAGYVGSVITDFLLRNGYKVTCFDGFLYENQRTVIPYILNENYKFISGDLCDEDAVKKALVGIDSVVLLAGLVGDPITKKYPDLSKKINDDGIMNLFQVMNGKGIERLIFISTCSNYGLIQNDELADENFELSPLSLYAKAKVAAEKELLSEKNNFDYSTVVLRFATAFGLSPRMRFDLTVSEFTKDLILGKELLVYDAHTWRPYCHVKDFARLIDIVLKSPKEKTHKEVFNAGGEINNFTKQGILDIILKYLPNSKVSFKEHGSDPRNYKVNFSKVKSVLGFEPKYTVEDGVKELIEAFQLNLFKNLEHDINFHGNYTINYR, translated from the coding sequence GTGCATTTTAGAAAGGAAACTAAAAATATGAAAAATATACTGTTAATTGGTGGAGCAGGTTATGTTGGATCAGTGATCACCGATTTTTTACTGAGAAATGGCTATAAGGTTACTTGTTTTGACGGATTTTTGTATGAGAACCAACGTACTGTAATACCCTATATTCTGAATGAAAACTACAAATTTATTTCTGGTGATCTCTGTGACGAAGATGCCGTAAAAAAAGCATTAGTTGGAATCGATTCAGTCGTACTACTCGCAGGTTTAGTTGGTGATCCAATTACAAAAAAATACCCAGATTTATCTAAAAAGATTAATGATGATGGAATAATGAATCTTTTCCAAGTTATGAATGGGAAGGGAATTGAAAGACTTATTTTCATTTCAACTTGTTCTAATTATGGTCTGATTCAAAATGATGAGCTTGCTGATGAAAACTTTGAGCTTTCTCCGCTTTCTTTATATGCAAAAGCGAAAGTTGCCGCTGAGAAAGAACTATTGAGTGAAAAAAATAATTTTGACTATTCTACTGTAGTTTTGCGATTTGCAACTGCCTTTGGATTATCTCCAAGAATGAGATTTGATCTTACCGTAAGTGAGTTTACTAAGGATTTAATTTTAGGAAAAGAATTACTTGTATATGATGCTCATACTTGGAGACCTTATTGCCATGTAAAAGATTTCGCAAGATTAATTGACATAGTATTGAAATCTCCTAAGGAGAAAACTCATAAAGAAGTTTTTAATGCAGGTGGCGAAATCAATAATTTTACAAAACAAGGAATTTTGGATATTATTTTAAAGTATCTGCCCAATTCAAAAGTTAGTTTTAAAGAACATGGAAGTGATCCACGTAATTATAAAGTTAATTTTTCAAAAGTGAAGTCAGTACTCGGATTTGAACCTAAATACACAGTGGAAGATGGTGTAAAAGAATTAATTGAAGCATTTCAATTGAATCTTTTTAAAAATTTAGAACATGATATCAACTTTCATGGGAATTATACAATCAACTATCGATGA
- the hisH gene encoding imidazole glycerol phosphate synthase subunit HisH yields the protein MNSKLKIGIIDYGVGNTYSIFNALSFLNYSKVSITDKEREIEAMDALIFPGVGAFDEACKQLAKRQLAPVLNEQVLVRKKPILGICLGMQLFATSSEENGQHEGLNWIPGQVKKIDTNNQFPVPHVGWNDINIEKDEPLFKNNADHVHFYFDHSYHFECEPKFISSWCDYGTKITASVQKDNIFGVQFHPEKSHISGLKLFRSFLSSI from the coding sequence TTGAATTCCAAACTTAAAATTGGTATCATTGATTACGGAGTTGGTAATACTTACTCCATTTTCAATGCACTTTCTTTCTTAAATTATTCGAAAGTTTCAATAACTGACAAGGAAAGAGAGATTGAAGCAATGGATGCGCTCATTTTTCCAGGAGTTGGTGCTTTTGATGAAGCTTGTAAGCAGCTTGCAAAAAGACAATTAGCACCAGTTTTGAATGAACAAGTTCTAGTGAGGAAAAAACCCATTCTTGGAATTTGTCTAGGTATGCAACTCTTTGCAACAAGTTCAGAAGAAAATGGACAACATGAGGGGCTTAACTGGATTCCTGGACAAGTGAAAAAAATTGATACAAATAATCAATTTCCCGTTCCACATGTCGGATGGAACGATATAAATATAGAAAAGGATGAACCATTATTTAAAAATAATGCCGATCATGTTCACTTTTACTTTGATCATAGTTATCATTTCGAATGCGAACCAAAATTTATCTCTTCTTGGTGTGATTATGGTACAAAAATCACAGCCTCTGTCCAAAAGGATAATATATTTGGAGTACAATTCCATCCGGAAAAAAGCCATATCAGTGGTTTAAAACTTTTTAGAAGTTTCTTATCTTCCATATAG
- a CDS encoding N-acetyl sugar amidotransferase gives MKFCKTCLQPDTRPNSVFHSDGICPACKYHESLKDVDWEDRKKELEAIVNFGHANNHSGYDCIIGVSGGKDSLRQALFVRETLKMKPLLVSLGYPPEQVTQRGVDNISNMISHGFDCVTINPAPGIWRDLKRKGFRQYTNSFRSTELALFSSVPKFAIAYQIPLIWWGENSALQLGETAILGKSGSDGNNLRKMNTLNGGDITWLLSEEVKKNQILQYCYPSPEEMEQANLRITFLGYFWKDWSLLNNGNYSVLRGLDIRDEKPWEIGDPYGITSLDEDFVTFNQMIKYLKFGFGRITDYVNEEIRNGLMTREEGISLVQKYDGTCSPYYIEKFANYIGITVREFWEQVDQSVNTDLFEKVSLGEYKPKFTVGIGI, from the coding sequence ATGAAATTTTGTAAAACTTGCCTACAACCTGATACAAGACCAAATTCTGTCTTTCATAGTGATGGGATTTGTCCTGCATGTAAATACCATGAATCGTTAAAAGACGTAGATTGGGAGGACCGTAAAAAGGAACTGGAAGCAATTGTTAATTTCGGACACGCAAACAATCATTCAGGATATGATTGTATCATTGGTGTTAGTGGTGGGAAAGACAGTTTAAGACAAGCTCTCTTTGTTAGAGAGACTTTAAAAATGAAGCCACTTCTGGTTTCACTTGGTTATCCTCCAGAACAAGTCACACAGCGAGGTGTTGATAATATATCCAATATGATTTCTCATGGTTTTGATTGTGTTACGATCAATCCAGCACCTGGGATTTGGAGAGACCTAAAACGAAAAGGTTTTAGGCAATATACCAATAGTTTTCGTTCTACTGAATTAGCCTTATTTAGCAGTGTTCCTAAATTCGCAATTGCCTACCAGATCCCGCTTATCTGGTGGGGGGAGAATTCCGCCTTACAACTGGGTGAAACGGCTATATTGGGAAAAAGTGGAAGTGATGGTAACAACCTTCGAAAGATGAATACATTGAATGGAGGGGATATAACTTGGCTTCTTTCTGAAGAAGTTAAAAAAAATCAAATCCTCCAGTATTGTTATCCTAGCCCAGAAGAAATGGAACAAGCAAATTTGCGGATTACATTTCTTGGATACTTTTGGAAGGATTGGTCACTATTGAATAATGGAAACTATTCGGTTCTCCGTGGGTTAGATATTCGCGATGAAAAACCTTGGGAAATTGGAGATCCATACGGTATTACTTCCTTAGATGAAGATTTTGTTACATTCAATCAAATGATCAAATACCTAAAGTTTGGTTTTGGACGTATCACTGATTATGTGAATGAAGAAATACGAAATGGATTAATGACACGGGAGGAAGGCATTTCATTGGTTCAAAAATATGATGGGACTTGTTCTCCGTATTATATTGAAAAATTTGCAAATTACATTGGCATCACTGTTCGAGAATTCTGGGAACAAGTGGATCAATCTGTGAATACGGATTTATTTGAAAAAGTTTCACTGGGTGAATACAAACCAAAATTTACGGTAGGTATTGGAATTTGA
- a CDS encoding N-acetyl sugar amidotransferase produces MKICNRCLYSEHHPLNITFDEEGVCSGCRIHEEKDLLDWNERFQKLKQIVENYRNQSGNNYDCIVPVSGARDSYFIVHTVKNVLGLNPLLVTYNKHYNTDLGIRNLANLRIKFNLDIITLTVSPETVKKITRGTFRKMGSIYWHCIAGQTVYPVQVAVKFKIPLIIWGAHQGVDQVGMFSHLNEVEMTRKYRKEHDLMGFEAEDLIDEFDGIDESDIVQFRYPQDKEIERIGVRGIYLNNYIRWDSKAQHEKMIELYDYETGEQTRTFDTYNDVDCFNYSDVHDYIKFIKHGYGKVTDHVCREIRLRRLSREDGIKLIKEYSMKEPKNLKQFLNWIGMTKNGFKFMLDQHRNSKIWFRNENWEWELKNPDPFQCENSRKSELEQVRLDLVENECKFRYTQNKRPDFIDDNYILIGKGFYK; encoded by the coding sequence ATGAAGATTTGCAATCGTTGTTTATATTCTGAACATCATCCACTCAATATTACATTTGATGAAGAGGGAGTCTGTAGTGGATGTCGAATCCATGAAGAAAAAGACTTACTAGATTGGAATGAGAGATTTCAAAAATTAAAGCAGATAGTAGAGAATTACCGTAACCAATCAGGAAATAACTACGATTGTATTGTGCCGGTAAGCGGAGCTAGGGATTCTTATTTTATCGTACACACTGTAAAAAATGTACTAGGTCTTAATCCTTTATTAGTTACATACAACAAACATTACAACACCGATCTTGGAATTCGTAACTTAGCCAATCTGCGAATCAAGTTTAACCTTGATATCATAACACTTACTGTAAGCCCAGAGACAGTAAAAAAAATTACTCGTGGCACATTTCGAAAAATGGGAAGCATTTATTGGCATTGTATTGCGGGCCAAACTGTTTATCCAGTGCAAGTCGCAGTAAAATTTAAAATCCCATTGATCATTTGGGGTGCTCACCAAGGTGTTGATCAAGTCGGAATGTTTTCTCATCTTAATGAAGTCGAGATGACTCGGAAGTATCGAAAAGAACATGATTTAATGGGTTTCGAAGCAGAGGATTTAATCGATGAATTTGATGGAATTGATGAATCTGATATTGTTCAGTTTCGATATCCACAAGATAAAGAAATTGAGCGAATCGGGGTTCGTGGAATATATCTCAACAATTATATTCGATGGGATAGCAAAGCACAACATGAAAAAATGATCGAGCTTTATGATTATGAAACTGGTGAGCAAACACGAACCTTTGATACTTACAATGATGTTGATTGTTTCAATTATTCTGATGTTCACGATTATATAAAGTTTATTAAACATGGCTATGGAAAGGTGACAGACCATGTTTGTCGTGAAATACGTCTTCGCCGGCTAAGTAGGGAAGATGGAATTAAGTTAATCAAAGAATACTCAATGAAAGAACCTAAAAATCTGAAGCAATTTTTAAATTGGATTGGAATGACTAAAAATGGTTTTAAATTTATGTTAGACCAACACCGAAATTCTAAGATTTGGTTTAGAAATGAAAATTGGGAATGGGAGCTAAAGAATCCAGATCCGTTTCAATGTGAAAATAGTAGAAAGTCTGAATTAGAACAAGTTAGATTGGATCTTGTCGAAAACGAATGTAAGTTTAGATATACCCAAAATAAAAGACCAGATTTTATAGATGATAATTACATTCTTATTGGAAAAGGATTCTATAAGTAA
- the neuC gene encoding UDP-N-acetylglucosamine 2-epimerase, translated as MNKRICFITGTRAEYGLLKRLMKLVDDAPNFELQIIATGMHLSPEFGLTYKEIESDGFRIDRKVEILLSSDSSVAIGKSIGLALISITEALEQMNPDLVFLVGDRYETLACAIAAMVTRIPIAHIHGGERTEGLIDEAIRHSVTKMSYLHFVANEEYRTRVIQLGESPERVTVCGGLGVDIIQNIKLFSLLELENSLNFQFKDRNLMVTFHPTTLEHDTSEVQFKELLEVLKEYVGEGNGVIFTKANSDTNGRIINQLIDDFVRAYPDHAIAHTSLGIQRYLSVLNFVDGVIGNSSSGLLEVPSFKKGTINLGDRQRGRIMATSVIQADCDSTSIRLALHKLYSNEFQASLKNTINPYGEGGASEKIFEYLKKLNFDNLDVKKPFFDVRYQL; from the coding sequence ATGAATAAAAGAATTTGCTTTATCACTGGCACTAGAGCAGAGTACGGCTTACTCAAAAGATTAATGAAATTGGTTGATGATGCGCCGAATTTTGAATTACAAATCATTGCGACAGGTATGCATTTATCCCCGGAATTTGGACTTACCTATAAGGAAATTGAAAGTGATGGATTTCGAATCGATAGAAAGGTAGAAATTCTATTAAGCTCTGATTCTTCTGTAGCCATTGGAAAGTCTATAGGTCTAGCTTTAATTTCTATAACAGAAGCACTAGAGCAGATGAATCCAGACTTGGTATTTCTAGTGGGAGATAGATATGAAACTTTGGCATGTGCTATAGCTGCCATGGTAACAAGGATTCCTATTGCTCATATACATGGTGGTGAAAGAACGGAAGGTTTGATTGACGAGGCAATTCGTCATTCCGTGACAAAGATGTCCTATTTGCATTTTGTAGCGAATGAAGAATATCGTACACGAGTCATTCAGCTTGGTGAAAGTCCTGAGCGAGTAACAGTATGCGGTGGTTTAGGTGTCGATATAATTCAAAACATAAAATTATTCTCACTTCTAGAGTTGGAAAATTCTCTAAATTTTCAATTTAAAGATAGAAATTTGATGGTTACGTTTCATCCTACCACATTGGAACATGATACGTCTGAAGTTCAATTCAAAGAACTTTTGGAAGTGCTAAAGGAGTATGTTGGAGAGGGGAATGGGGTTATTTTTACAAAGGCAAACTCAGACACCAACGGTCGAATCATCAACCAACTGATCGATGATTTTGTGAGAGCGTATCCAGATCATGCGATTGCCCATACTTCACTTGGTATCCAACGGTATTTATCAGTTCTGAACTTTGTTGATGGAGTCATTGGAAATTCTTCTAGTGGTTTATTGGAAGTGCCAAGTTTTAAAAAGGGAACTATCAACCTAGGTGATCGTCAAAGAGGAAGAATTATGGCGACTAGTGTAATCCAAGCTGATTGTGATTCTACATCGATTCGGTTAGCTTTGCATAAATTGTATAGTAACGAATTTCAAGCAAGTTTGAAAAATACAATTAATCCATATGGAGAAGGTGGTGCTTCTGAAAAAATATTTGAATATCTAAAGAAATTAAATTTCGACAACTTAGATGTTAAAAAACCATTTTTTGATGTTAGGTATCAGCTGTGA
- a CDS encoding cytidylyltransferase domain-containing protein — MNILAFIPARGGSKGIPGKNLYQIAGNPLLFYTIDLAKKIDKNVIPFLSTDDNEIKAYGRSLGLIDDYLRPKELASDSSATIDAVMHALEWFQKSGEVEFDTILLLQPTSPIRILTEVQNAIHRFKESKMESLVSVTLMREHPFECIKSVEDSWSFLEKPNKKVTGRQGYTGNYYFLDGSFYLATVEFLKNNKAFVVEGKTHLFESKLRYSIDIDELEDMEIAECILERKLKI; from the coding sequence ATGAATATTTTAGCATTTATTCCAGCAAGGGGTGGATCTAAAGGGATACCTGGAAAAAACTTATACCAAATAGCAGGGAATCCATTACTTTTTTATACCATTGATCTGGCGAAAAAAATAGATAAAAATGTGATTCCGTTTTTATCAACGGATGATAACGAAATCAAAGCTTATGGAAGATCATTAGGTTTAATTGATGATTATCTGAGACCAAAGGAATTAGCAAGTGATTCCTCCGCTACGATTGATGCAGTGATGCATGCTTTAGAGTGGTTTCAGAAATCGGGTGAAGTGGAATTTGATACTATCCTACTATTGCAACCTACTTCGCCCATTCGAATTTTAACAGAAGTGCAAAATGCAATCCATAGGTTCAAAGAAAGTAAAATGGAGAGTCTTGTGAGTGTGACTTTAATGCGAGAACATCCATTTGAATGTATTAAGTCCGTTGAGGATTCATGGTCTTTTTTAGAGAAACCAAATAAAAAAGTTACGGGAAGACAAGGTTATACAGGAAATTATTACTTTCTGGATGGATCATTTTACTTAGCTACGGTTGAGTTTTTAAAAAACAATAAAGCTTTTGTTGTCGAAGGAAAAACCCATTTATTCGAATCAAAGTTACGTTATTCGATTGATATTGATGAATTAGAAGATATGGAAATTGCCGAGTGCATTTTAGAAAGGAAACTAAAAATATGA